The DNA sequence ACGTCGCCCCACTGGCTGGCGATCACCTCGGCGGCGGCCAGGGTGTGCGGGTACTCGTTGGTCAGCATCAGGTCGACGGTGAGGTCGGTGACGCCGGCATCGGCGAGCAGCTCGCGGGCCTGGTCCGGATCGTGGCTGAACGGGGCGTAGTCGGTGGCCCAGAAGTTGCCCGGCGGCATCGCCGACTGCACCGGCGTCGCGGCGTCGAAGAAGGCGGCCTGGGCCACCTGTTCGCGGTCGATGGCGAACGACAGCGCCCGGCGTACGTCGATGTCGTCGAACGGCGGCCGGTCGAAGTTGCAGGTGAAGTACCAGTAGTCGTTGCTGGCCTGCTGGCCGAGCTCGACCTCGGGGTCGTCGCGCAGGGTGGCGATCTCCTGGGCCGGCACGTTGTTGGTCAGGTGCACGGCACCGGTGCGCAGGTTGGTCAGCGCGGTGGTCGGCTCGGAGACGAACCGGAACTCGACCCGGTCGACGTACGGACCGTCGCCCCAGTAGTCCGGGTTGGCCTCCAGCACGATCCGGTCACCGGGGGTGTAGCTGACGAACCGGAACGGCCCGGTGCCGATCGCGTCGGTGGTCAGCCCGTCGCCGTCGATCAGCTCGGGGGCGACGATCGCCATCCCCTTGAACCCGCCGATGTTGGCCAGCAGGTTGGGGGTCGGCTGGTTGAGGACGAACTCGACGGTGCGGTCGTCGACCTCGCGTACCTCGTCGACGGTCTCGAACCGCCAGGCGTTCGCGGCGGTCTCCGCGTCGGTGATCCGTTCGAAGCTGGCCACCACGTCGCTGGCGGTGAACTCCCGCCCGTTGTGCCAGGTGACGCCGTCGCGCAGCTGGAAGGTCCAGGTGAGCAGGTCCTCGCTGACCTCCCACTCGGTGGCCAGCGCGGGTTGGAAGCTCAGGTCGGGGGCCGGCTCCACCAGGGTGTCGTAGACGTTCTCCAGCACCAGGAAGGTGGGCGACGCGGTGGAGACGTGCACGTCGAGGCTGTCCGGCTCGCTGGAGATGGCCACCACCAGGGTGCCGTCGGAGGTGGGGGTCCCGTCGTCGGTCTCCAGGGACTCGCCGGCCGAGCAGCCGGCCAGCGCGAGCGCCGCGGCGGCGGCGAGGCTCGTCGCCCGCCCGGCCGACCGGTTGGTACGCGCGGATCGCCGCCGGTGCGGGAACGCTGGGGAGGGATTCACCGTCTGTCTCCTACCTCGTTGTCGCCGTTACGGGCTTGACGGGCCGGGTTGCGTCGACGGGATGGTGCACGTCGGGGCTGGTGCACATCGCCAACTGCGTGGTGCCGCCGGATGATGCCGCGACTGGCTGCGGATCGGTGCACCGACCCTAGTCGATCGCTGCAGGGGTCACAACTCGATGACCTCAGGTGACCGTGGTCCACGTCGGGTCGGTCCGCAGTCCGAATGGAACGGTTCATTCGACGACAGCTCGCCTTGACACACTGGCGAACGCATCCATAGCCTTCAGTCTCTTGTATCGTTTCATCGACTGTCACGGGTGCCTGACACCGTCCCGCGGCCGGCCGCTCGGCCAGAGCCGGCCGCGCCGCCCGTCGACCGAGGAGATTTCCGGATGAACCGTCGTACCCGACGTCGCCGTCCCCACCGTCCACCCACCGCCGTGGCGTTGCTTGCCGGCGTCCTCACGCTGACCCTCGGCGTACCGGCCGGCGCCGCCCCCGTCGACCGGG is a window from the Solwaraspora sp. WMMD792 genome containing:
- a CDS encoding ABC transporter substrate-binding protein produces the protein MNPSPAFPHRRRSARTNRSAGRATSLAAAAALALAGCSAGESLETDDGTPTSDGTLVVAISSEPDSLDVHVSTASPTFLVLENVYDTLVEPAPDLSFQPALATEWEVSEDLLTWTFQLRDGVTWHNGREFTASDVVASFERITDAETAANAWRFETVDEVREVDDRTVEFVLNQPTPNLLANIGGFKGMAIVAPELIDGDGLTTDAIGTGPFRFVSYTPGDRIVLEANPDYWGDGPYVDRVEFRFVSEPTTALTNLRTGAVHLTNNVPAQEIATLRDDPEVELGQQASNDYWYFTCNFDRPPFDDIDVRRALSFAIDREQVAQAAFFDAATPVQSAMPPGNFWATDYAPFSHDPDQARELLADAGVTDLTVDLMLTNEYPHTLAAAEVIASQWGDVGVNAEIRTLDFASWLDEQGNGSYDCYVLGWLNNLDGEYAYYAQHHSAGSFNFHGYANPQVDQYLDQARASVEDTERRDLYHQAAELIIDEVSYGYLYSPQATLAWAPQVSGVEMHPDGKTRLRTVRLTD